One Setaria viridis chromosome 3, Setaria_viridis_v4.0, whole genome shotgun sequence DNA window includes the following coding sequences:
- the LOC117850489 gene encoding uncharacterized protein: MSLLINIARSHSRPCRHCFALDLLATRSGLAAKLIELKSSSSKSCSHTISSAAFFHFLIRSSSSPPAIGIASSRYTYMGGGSPCASCKLLRRRCTKDCIFAPFFPADDPHKFAIVHKVFGASNVSKMLQELPVQQRGDAVSSLVYEANARMRDPVYGCVGAISFLQNQVSQLQMQLAVAQAEILCIQMQQRRDGGGPDDVDVVPPSSLVAAGGAGDHHVTMAAMQQHQASMVAPEDVDAFLMQNAGAGAGAIPPHLIGYGGAASVGAMGEPLKRESLWT; the protein is encoded by the exons ATGTCGCTGCTTATAAATATCGCTCGTTCACACTCTCGCCCCTGTCGCCATTGCTTTGCTCTCGATCTCCTTGCTACTCGCTCCGGCCTTGCTGCTAAACTCATCGAGCTCAAAAGCTCATCATCAAAGAGTTGTAGCCACACTATATCCAGTGCAGCCTTCTTCCATTTCCTGATCCggtcatcgtcgtcgccgccggctatAGGCATTGCTAGTAGTAGATATACCTACATGGGCGGCGGGTCGCCGTGCGCGTCGTGCaagctgctgcggcggcggtgcaccaAGGACTGCATCTTCGCGCCCTTCTTCCCCGCCGACGACCCCCACAAGTTCGCCATCGTCCACAAGGTCTTCGGCGCCAGCAACGTCTCCAAGATGCTCCAG GAGCTCCCCGTGCAGCAGCGCGGCGACGCGGTGAGCAGCCTGGTGTACGAGGCGAACGCGCGGATGCGGGACCCGGTGTACGGCTGCGTGGGGGCCATCTCCTTCCTGCAGAACCAGGTGTCGCAGCTGCAGATGCAGCTCGCCGTCGCGCAGGCCGAGATCCTCTGCATCCAGATGCAGcagcgccgcgacggcggcggccccgaTGACGTCGACGTGGTACCCCCGTCGTCGCTggtcgctgccggcggcgccggcgaccaccACGTGACGATGGCGGCGATGCAGCAGCACCAGGCGTCGATGGTGGCCCCCGAGGACGTGGATGCGTTCCTGATGCagaacgccggcgccggcgccggagccatCCCGCCGCACCTGATCGGCTACGGCGGCGCCGCGTCGGTGGGCGCCATGGGGGAGCCCCTCAAGCGGGAATCCCTGTGGACGTAG